From the Trypanosoma brucei brucei TREU927 chromosome 6, complete sequence genome, the window tgtttctcaagtctctccttcttcacccTACGTTCGTCCAAGAATGGATCGCCACCCTCCTCCTGCGGGACGTAGTTGGGCCCCACCTCTCTTAACCAGTCgtacttttccttctcctcacGGGCGCGTTTGCCCCACTTGTCCTTCCACACCTGACGCTCCTCATCAAAGACACGGTTCGTCTTCTTACGGTTGAGTGcaattccctttttcatGGCAAACTTTTCCCATGCTGTGGGCGGTTTCGGCTTTGGTGGTGCCTTCTCACGAGGGAGTTGCATAACGGGCTGTGGAAGTTTCAGCAGAGTCGTAGATCCGTCAAACTTTCCTCTCTTTGTTGCCGTCGGTAACTCACAACACTCCTTCAGAAGTACCTTCATGGCTTCAAGGGTGGACTGGTGGAGGTCTCCCTCGCTCCGCTGCGGTCCACTAATCAGAGAGCTGTTCGTCACGCAAAGAAGCCCCAGATCCATGTGATACTCACTCATCTTCGGTCCTGTTAACCTACGTGAGTGCCCTACAAACAGGGGGTACGAGGGACAAAAGTGAATAGAAGTATAAGATGAAAATAGATTCTGTAGGCTGCGGCTCTAACTCAGCATATAGACTCCTCTTTTGTTCCTCATTAGTGCTGTGAGTTGAACCGAACAAAGAGTTGTCCTCCGCTTCAACGTgccatcccccccccccccccacagaACACCAAGGGTTGATATAAATTAAAGCCACAACCCTTGGATACTCCATTATGTGGCAACACTCATAGAACATTGAAAATACTTAATCAGTGCCGAATCGTATACTCCATTGTTCACCGACACTACACGATTTTATCAACTGGAAGAACGATGCCACGCTCGTTGgctccctcctcccttcccgCCCCTTCGCGCAACATTTTAACCCGAACCTCACCCCGGGCCCACTCATCAGGGGCCACCAAGACGGCACGCAGGGCTCCTATGCGGTCCGCGTAATTAAATGCTTGGACAACCTTTTTCTTATCGAAAACGATATCGGCGCTTCGACCGGCGTCGCGCAACCGACGAAGGATGCTGAGGGCATGCGGCCGCATGGTCTCGTCGAAGGGAATCACAAGGTCGTCCACCACATGGTGTAATTCTGGCAACAGTTTCTTCTCATTCAGAAGTTCAACAATAACGCAATCACCAAAGCCAAAGCCCACACAAGGCACCGCCGTCGGACTCCCGTACGTTGTCAGCAAGTTATCGTAACGACCACCACCACACAGTGCACGAAAATTTCCATCGCGGTCAAAGCCCTCGAATACTATTCCAGTATAATAGGCAAGACCACGAACAACGCTAGCGTCGAAAATGACCCAGTCGCCAAAACCGTAAGCTTCGATCTGTGTAATAAAGTCTCTCAGTTCCCTCACTGCCTCATGCTCCTCACCGATGCGTTGCGCGATTTCATCAATGGTCTTAAGACTAAGAGTTGACGTAATGGCATCAACCACGTTGCTTTCAAGTCCAATGGCGGCGAGCTGTGCAACAACTTCCTCCCGCGGTAGTTTCTCCATCTTGTCGACGATAACACACACAGGAGCGAACTTGTCGGCTGATACGCCGGCTTGCTCCACCACCGTCTGTAATATCTTGCGCGAGTTGATCTTAACACCAACATCTTTAGAGGACAATCCCAAACTTTGCATAGCTGTACATGCAGCACACACCAACTCCACCTCTGACGAAACCGATTTGACACCTATAATGTCCATGTTCCACTGATAGTGTTCCCGACGACGCCCACGAGTAATTGCCTCATACCGCCAGCATTGAGGAATGGAGTACCACTTCGCTGGTAGCAACAGGGACCGACCCTTAGCAAGCAGTTGTCGTGCAAGTGATGGTGTCATCTCGGGGCGCAGAGCCACACGATGACCACCTTTCGTTATAAAGTTAAACATTTGCTCTGTAATCTCTTCCCCAGCTTTGCGGATGTACAGTTCCTCTGATTCCAAGACAGGCGAATCGTATTCCTCAAAACCAAACTTTCTCGCTGTGCTGTGGAATACATCAAAGAGATACTTGCGCAGACGCATTGTTTCAGGGGGGAAGTCCCGACAGCCTTGCACCGGCTCTGTCTCCACCATGTTCATTTGGCTCTTCTTCTTTGATTTCTTAGAAAGCGACCCGCCATCAGGTGTAATCAGCGCTTCCTTCTCCGCTATCAGACGCCTTAATTGATCAATTTCCGCAAGCAGGGCGGCGTTATCTACTGTCTTTGCCATTCCACAACGTAATGATCTGAATACACGCGttgcttttaaaaaaaaaaaactccttaCCCACCAAAAGTTATATGCTTAATctcaaagaaggaaaatgataAAGCATCAAAAGAACAATTCGCTagaaaaataacagaaagggaagcaaaacaaTTTGGTGAAGGACACgtggaagcagcaatgaaccgCTGGCATGTCCTTGTGGGGAAAGGAGAGTATTACTCAACAACCCTGGGGTGCGTATGCGCCGACATTAGTCGTCGCTGGCACACAACGCCATGATCATCCGGGAAAGGTTGGCGATCCAACCAACGATATTCCATAACGTGAACATAATAGTGatgcgtttgtttttttttcggtggacACAACCTCATATAATTGACCAAGTATCACGGGTACATTCCTGACATAGAATCACCACAAAACACTCATTAACCAAAAAAAGCGGCTAGCGATATATCGGAGACCATAACCTGTATGTGTCACCAACCGCCCCCAGTGCCGCTAACAGTCCGCTGACCCGTGGTAAGAGACCAACAAATACAGGAGAATACCTTAATACCGTGCTCTGATCTCATTACTCTGCAATGCCGGGGGTACACTACGCGTATGTGTATCACGCGCAGGTGCGGCAGGCCGCCGGCTCTTGGCTTTCCCCCTCTGTAATACGGGGCACCGGCCTCGGACGTGCCAATGAGGAGGCTGGCAATGGTGGGGAACAACTTCACCCTCCATCCGCCGCGAACACTTGTGCCTCAACTGCGCTCCCAGAGTCCCGACTCACGGGCGGTGAAGATCAGTTTGAGTATGTCTTGTTCACAACGATAAAGCGCCCCGGACTAAACACAACTACCAATATACTCGTAAAACTTACCTGATTCCCAATAACCACATGACAAAATTTACGCGTCACCCACAGCGGCGAGGAGCTTATGGTAAACATGCATATTTATTTGGGGGAACGCTCCAGGTGAACCCCAAGTTGTTTCAAACAACAGTGCCACACTGTGTAAAGAAATTGCACGCTCAAACGTCAACCATACTGCCCTAATGCAGCAACCACCTGAAGAGCACCCGACGAAACATCAAACGAACCAGGTGCACGCGGGCAGTCATTTCCACCTTTCCCACCAAAATCTCACTCACATCCGCGGGATCCGGTTCTAGTTGAACAAAGAGATTATTCTTTCCAACATCATTGCTGTGAGTTATCTGGAACCCCAGAACCGAACATGAACTTAGAAACGCCAACGAATTGCTCCTTGAGAGGCCCCACAAACACATTAAAAGGGAATCTAGTGGGGCTGTGACAATGCCTTCCTCAGCCACCCATGCATGCGTACGCGCCTTACCATGGGTCCGTCCGCCTCTCTTCACGGGTTATGGCAATATCCGGATCCCGAAGAACCCAGTGGCCGCGGTGCTGTGCAGGCACCTTCAAAGCCCTCTCACGGAGTGGGGTGGAAGGATCCGGTTTGGGGGGGTTAGGAAGCTCCGATGGCAGCACTGTTTCCTCCCGTTCGTctaaagagaagaaaggatCAAGACGAGCAGCTACCGGCGCTTTGAAAACCCCATGTTGACGGCCAGCACTGGGCTGCATAGTTTGCTTCCCTATTATCATATCTAACTGCCGCATGAGCGGGTCGTCGTAAAGTTGGAAATATGATAATGCACCATGCAGCTTCTTTGTGTACAACTTGGCGACTTTAAGCGAAGAAGACATAGTAAAGCACGGGCGGAAAGCTTCCAACTCTCTAAGGAACTCCCCCTCAATGTCGCTGCACGCTTTGGTGTTCTTGTCCGCCGCAGCGTTCTTATGGGCCAAATGAAGCTTTATTAGTTGAAGGGCCCCATCCAAAAAAGGGCCAGGGTTGTGGAGAGAGTTAGAACGAAGGGACCGCGACAACCGCCACATTCGACCCCAATTGGTGGAAACGCAGGCACCAGCTCCCCACAGTTCTGCGATCCTACGATAGTACGCCTACTACATTGAGTGAAAATCAAAGGGGATGAACAGGGGGGAAAGGTCAAAGTATGCACCCGTTGATCTGTAACCGGCAAGTCGATCCCTTGCCAACCTAATGCACCGTGTACAACTAGGAAAAAGAGGGTGTATTGTCTATTATCAACAACCTACCGAGCACGCGCAATCAACccgtaaaacaacaactcgCCAACCCATTAGTTCTCACCCTTCACTTCACACTCATATGGGCAGACTCGCGAAGAAAAGAGGCACCTGAACACGGCACGGAGCCAAACCCATCTGTAACAGCGCCCTGTCCCTACATCAACGGACCCTGCCGGGTTAAACCGGCAACACAGAAGACAGGAAGGGGTCGAGCAGATGAAACACAGTGCCGGaacgataaaaaaaaatggtatCAGGGTCCTTTCTTTGACGGAAACCCTATCACCGAAGGATTAAGGAAAAACTcggagaaaagagagggataGATGACCCCAAACTGCTGGGCGACAGCGAAGGTGTGAGTACCCCTCCTCACGGGTCACCCGTGTAACCCATCCTTTTGCTCTTCAAAATCTTTGGCATCTTCTTCCACTTCTCCTGGCGCGCAACATTCTTGAAGGCAGCACTGCGATCATAAACACGGTCTTCGTGGACATAATCCTCAGGAAGAAGACCTTCCGCCTTCCACTTCTCTATTTTGTCCTTCACTATATCGTCAATTTTTGCATTAGGATTGTGCGAACTTGACCCCAGTGTTGAAGGAGTGTAGTCGAAGTAGAGCTGCCGCGGGGAAAATTGTCGCGGGGACCGAATGCTGCTGTGCCAACAAACATGATAGTACATGTTATCATTCTCCTTGAGTGGTATGCGTAACTTTCCCGCCCCATGCCCACGGAGATCCGAATATGTGGTGCGCAAGAACTTCACTTTCCGCTCGCCAAAATTGAACAAATACTTCTTGACGAACTCATAGACGTCAGCGTTTGTAACGGCATTAAGTGCAATGACAACAGACCTTGCCTCTACACGATCTAGATCAGCCTGCACGTCCAACATCTCCTCCAGGACAGCCCGAACACCGTCCTCATCCCCCATGCGCCCAATGCTCTTTAACATAAAACTCCACTGCGCTGTGTCGAAAAGTGGGGTGTAGTTCCACCCATCCTTCAAACAGCGATCAAACAGTGCCCTCCAGCCACTGTTGTCTGTCTTGTTGCAGTAAAAAAGTACAGATTTAACTAACGAAAGAGGGGGTTTTGCGGTGGCACCTTCCGCGGTAAAGCGCTGGTGACAGTATCGTTCCCACAGCTCCATAGCGCCGCCACATCTCTGGaaggcgcagtgctgaaagACCTTAGCCAACCAAAGATCTCTCGTCTTCTCATCGTCCACTAGAGGTGCCAAAGCCGTATAATCTGCAATGACCTCTTCAGCAGGGGTTTTTGGTAGGGTGCGACCACGCGGTAGCTTCCGTAACTGTGGCTCCAGTGCAACACTAAAAGCGGGGTGCATATCAAATTCAATCCACACACCACGATACTTGTTAACCAACGAGTGGTTGCTCTGAAACGGTGCCGCGAAAGTTCGGTTTACTGAATGCGGCCGTTCCATTCCCTGGGGAAGATTGTAATGCCAATGATACTGACTGTAGGCAACCATTGGCGAGGTGTCAGGATTCACAGGTGTATAGCCCACCGACCGGGGGCGGGTCGACCGAAACATATGGTCCTAAAAGTGCGatgcacacacaccaaaTGGTAATCAAAACGATGTCCCAGGTTCTTACCGCCTAGGAAAGGGGGAGTTGCAGGCGTTTTGTAACCTTCCGGGTACCGAAAGTTCCGGGTAGACTCATAAAGAAATTTGAAAGAGGGAGTAAAAGAGAAACGTGCGTTTTTCCCGCCCTCGCATATGTGCGCAAATTATGCGCGGCTCATCAACCGCGGTAGACTGAAGGGAAAAACCGAAAGTAGAGTTAATATTCCTCCCTCCGTTTAGCACCACTATCACGACCCTCCTATTTACCGTGATTCGTGGATTCCCACCTCACAGGGTGACAAAAAATACGGAAGTATTCGTGGTTGCCTCACCCCAACGTCTTTTGGTcttgcttccttttctaaCTGTGACGAaatcaaaggaaaggaatcTAACCCCGGGGGAAGGAAacatttcatttcctccaTCCGGGAAACCCTACACTCCGCCTTCTATCGCTTTGAATTCCAATTTCACGTCATCCATGGCACCAAGAATAGAACACGTACAAGACAAACAACATACCTCCGCAACACCTATTGATTCCTCCCATTCCCTTGGCCCCAATGTTTGTCGTTACCATCAAGTATATAAAAGCAACGAAAACCCCCTAAACCCCAATTTCACCCTCCCATCCTTTTCCATACTCCATGCACTTCCTTATACAACAAATTCTACGCTTACACTCCCGATTGGCAACGCCCGTCGTCACCTAAAACGAGCGGCCTACGTACATTGCGAATTTGTTAGCATACGTAACGCCATCTCACCCCACTTAGGCCGCCTTGTTCCAGGAAACTAGGCAGTGAGCACCAAGTGCGCACTCGTCGAACCTTGTAAGGCCACCGGTCTGCTCCAAGCGCAGAACGCGGTATCCAGAGCGCAACAGTAGGGGAGGAAATGCAGTAGTGAAATCAAACGAAGAGCTATCCTGTACAAACTTGCAGTCAATCACCGCAACTGTTGTTTCATTACATCCTTCAAAAACAATTTTACTGCCCTTTACACTTGCTTTCCCAGCGCCATACACTCGCGCCGTGCTACTCGAGAGGGGTAGCCCCTTGATCTCTTGGGGGCCAGCAAGGATATCCACCGAAACACTCGTTGTTAATTTTccatttgtgttgtttttgatgAGATACCCGCTCCGCCCATTGTCTACAAACCGACCTTGGGCCCATAGCCCTCCCTCTCTTGAATTCCCGTGGTCTATCAACTGAACCCCCATCTGAGTGGCAATCCCAATGCATTGCTCGCTGCTGTGCTCGTCGACGTCagagaaaaatgcaaagtgGTCATCAAGACTGTCCTGGTTCGGTTTTAAAGAAGGAAGTACATCGGCCGTAAGAACTACCACCTCCCATGGTTTGaggtttgttttcttctttgcataCTTCAAGAATAAGAGGTCGGACAAAGCCGCAGACTCGCTTTTGTCTTCCCTATCGACAGCTCCCCCCACCACAATCTTTAGCTCGTCCAAATTCTCCCTCTTCAACGTAAATTCTTCGCCTAATTCCAGTTTTTCCAGTTGCTCGCGTAAGTGTTGCTTATTTATGATGGCTTCACCATTAATATGAGTAAACCAGTCATCTTTCGATACTCCTGCCTTCGCTGCTGGAGTTCCTGTAACAACATCCGTCACGCGCACACCCAAGCCATCTCTGTTCATGTCCGCCATCAGACTTCCGACAAATGGCTTCAACGGACTTTGGTATCCAAGTACGAGCACCTTCTTCCGTTGAGCAGCGGGGCTGAATTTTGGATCGCTAATGATAGCACCCTCGAACATGAGCCCCTTTGCTAACATCGTACCAAGCCCCTTGCTCAGTATTTCAGCTAGCTCATCCTTCAGTTGTACCGGCAATGTATTTGGTGGGGATAGACACAGAATAATAGGGTATGGGATAGTCGAGAAACCACTTGTCTTGATACCCTCTATGATGCACGTCAAGGGGCAGCTTCCACTGCAGAGCACACCTTCGctattcctttttatttttaagaCGAACGCTCTGGAGTTGTCAGAAAGCGCCCGCTGGAGGTCACTTTCACTTTCAATACGTATGGTTTTTATCAGATATCGAGTCAGCGGCTGTGTCATGTCTTGCCAAACACTTGTTGTGCGCGAGGGGTCTAACGCGTTGTTGGTCATCAACCCCATCAAATACGTATTGAAGTTGTACCTGTGAACTATGCCACCGAAACGGTGGTTGTACTTCTCTACAATCTGGGCGTCGGCACGTTCATTGCCTTGGGTAACAGTCACAAACTTCCCAAATTGCTCTAGAGTCATCACCTCACCGCCCTCTGCAAAACGCGGAAACAGATCCATCGTGGGAATCAGAGATGCGGAGTTAAGGTGATCAATCAGCACCGAGGCGAAGTTGGTCGGTGCCCTGGAATCTCGCTTCACGTCTTTGCCCTCAGTCACATACTTTTCTGAACTTGTGGTGCATTGGTTGGCAGGGCTGCCACCGCTACTCATCCATGTGTTAAGCAGACGGAAGAAGCCAGCATCCACATAAAACTCTTTAACCGAAGGGAGCGTCTCAGATATGGTCTTCAgtttttccctctccgcAATTTTAGAAATTATTTCCACCACCGTTTCCATCTTCAACCGAAACTTCGTGCGTGTGATCTCAGCGCACGAATTCATGAAACTCAAAGAAACTGCGTCACGCTCCTCCTGGGAATGAAAGGTGAAACGCTCACTCAAAACTGACTCCACGCTTCTCAGAAAAGTCTTAAGATATTGCTCTGCACCTGTCTGGTGCTCGTAAGCCGCCGGGTTCGAGTGGTTCTTATATCCACCACCTTGACGTTGGGACTCATCACTTAAGCGGTTTCCCGGTGGGGGAGCTAGTTGATCTCTCTCAAAACTTTTAGAATTGCACAAACCCATGTCTCCCACCCTGAGAAAGTGGAACGGACAATTTAACGGGACGTAACATACCccaaaagagaaagtagaaaaaacagaaggcaACTGAGCTTCATCGGATTTCAAAAGCGGTAGCACAGACACAAGCCAGTACAAGCAGGCAAACGTGTGAATTCACCTATCCTTATGACTTTCAGATTTTTTTCAGAAGTGGTCAAGTGAAAGTAGggaaaaaattcaaaaaaaagcggcAGTGATACCGCACACAGTAAGCTAAATAATGTATTGCGTCTCCCGTAGCAGATTTCCCGCTTAGCCGGCCTTTCCAGGCGGCTGTTTGTTCATACGGAGCTTCTCGCCAGGTTTCAACGTCTTGGCAAGGTAACGCTGAGTGTACTTCAGGCGCTTGAAGGCACGCCCCCGGGgctgcttcttcttctccTGCTTGCTAACCTTCGGCGTCTGGTTTTTCACCTTGCCGGCGCGGGCCAGCGATCCGTGGACCTTCCCCATATCTTGCCTTGCTGCTTTTACAGTGAGACCTGTGATAAGTagggtaaaaaataaaaaaagtaaaggtgATAGAATCTTTAAGCGCAGCACGTGCGAAGTGCGCAACCCAATTGGAGGCGACTTCGTAAATACAACCACTTACGAGAAAGTTAGATATTTTCAACAATGTTCACAGGATGATATGCACCCGAAtactgaaagaaaaaaaacaagggcaaggaggaaaaaaaattatgcacGTTGTTTTCCGCGGCAGATTTCCCGCTTAGCCGGCCTTTCCAGGCGGCTGTTTGTTCATACGGAGCTTCTCGCCAGCTTTCAGCGTCTTGGCAAGGTAACGCTGAGTGTACTTCAGGCGCTTGAAGGCACGCCCCCGGGgctgcttcttcttctccTGCTTGCTAACCTTCGGCGTCTGGTTTTTCACCTTGCCGGCACGGGCCAGCGATCCGTGGACCTTCCCCATGTTGAGAACCTTGGAAAACTagcaagaaagaagaaaccaaCATTCAGCGGATCAGGCAGcgaaattttttaaaatgccaACTACACAACACACAACATAGCACGGCCACCAGATACGAGAAAACGTAAACTACCaacgcattttttttaatcattcAAAATGtcactaaaaaagaaaagtagggGGAACTAACGATTACATCTATAGCACACACAATCATTTACATGAAACACAATATTCAGACGGTACTTCATCGCTTCCTTCTCAGCGTGACTGGTAACGGAGTGGGAGAGAAGCGCGGTGGTCCCGTAAGAAAGGTCCTCTCAGTCGTCGAGGGCAAACCGTCACTCCGAGCCCCAGCAGGGCAGCGTTTAGATTTCTGCTGTGGATCAGACCCACCAGATACGCACTCTCCTGTTACCGCCGGTCCCCCACTACCACCTGAATAACTATCTTTGGTCATCTCTCTCTGTTTATACGTCCAATACGAGCGCCGGTAAGGGGTAAGCATGGCAGGAAATGAAGACGTGTACGTTCCCTTTATTCTGTTGTATGAGCGCAGCAGACTACCCCGCAAGTCTCTATCGCACGAAGCAACACCGTCCACAGCGGCCGTATCTGCACAGTTGTCACTACTTTTGCGTCCTTTCCTTTGCGGTGCACTGTGCTTTCTCACACTACCTTGTGAATCTCCTCCCGCAGAGGCAGCGTGCTGTAGGGGCGTGGCGACACCAACCGCGGCCCCTGTGGTCTCAGTGGTTAACTCATCGGCCTTCCTAGAACGCTGACTTCCGTCGACACACTTCCGTTTTGACATAGTGAGGTAGGAGGCCTTCGAATGTTCCTGCCTCGTCGGGACGTACGGTGCCCGACACGTTTGAAATTTCAAGGAAAGCAAATACTTTTGCATATAACGTGTGCCCTGAAGCCAATCCTCAAAAGGTTCCGGGTGGTCAAGCGCCTTAACCAAGCTCCGGCTGTTAAACCTATCCGCACCTGTCATGGCTCAGAAGATCTTCTCCCCACATCCCAAAAagagggcaaaaaaaattaaaacaaagTGAGATTCAGAAATGACGATCTCTCCGACGcaatcaaaaaagaaaaaaaagcaacaagtgAAGTGACAGtattctcccccccccccccccccccccggtGGAAAAGGCCGACACCTCCGTTGAGAGGGAAATGGGGAACAAAAGGGACAATACCGTTAGTTAGAGGTACCACCACGCTGCATCAATTCCCGGAGGCGCAACTCGTCGCTAGAAGGTAAATTTAACGCTTTTTGTCGCTGATCAAACATCATTTTCGCGATCGTGGCCCGTGCGCTGTCGTCGAGTTCGGAGATATGTTTGCTCGGTGGCCTGAAAGTCTTCATGTCTATTTGTCTCTCATTAGTTGTGACACATGGCCACCACTCTTCGTACTGGGCGTTCGTTTTCACCAAAGTCACCACAAGCACACTTTTATCCTCCACACACCACGTACATTCGTCTACTTTCACTGGTTTGTACAGGTCACCAGAAATCAAGGGTGATTGACCCTTCATGCCTATTGTTAACGAGGAAACTTTTACGTCCACATTAATCATCTTTGTGGGTGTGTCAGACGGCAGTGGAACCTTAACGATCACTTCAGTGTCTGTTTGACCAAACGAGTATCTTCCGTAATCGCCTCCACACTCCTCGTTACACGGTAAGAGGTCAGCCATGTCCTTCTGACTTTCAACTAAAGACATCTGCTGGCTCTTTTGTGACAAGCAATCTCCTATAAAGAAGCGGTAGCACTTCAACAAAGCGAAGTGGATGTGGGGGGAACGCAGCGATTGTCAGAGCAGCATTTGGGATAACATACACTCTGTAAGCCTGTCTTCGCCGAATTTTGGCAGCAAACAAATCAATCTAGAAGCAAGAAGGCTGATCTCTGTAACACATTTATCCAGCAACACACTCTTACCCGCTCCCTGGTAACTCAGTCAAAGCCGCATCGTAATGGGAGCTTCGGTCCATTCAACTACCGTCCATCGTGACAAACTCAACCATTTcttgagaacaaaaaaggtaagtACATTTATGTAAACAAGATGAATAAAGTAAATACCGTGCGGTGCAACTTCATCGTGAGGCATCACTGCATACGAGACCATAACCTTACAACGATTAAAATTCTTATATACAAGTCGACTCGTTCACTAATTTCAGCGACAAAGCGCGGTCCAAGTCGCAACAACGATGACATCCCTTCATCCTAAAATGTAAACATTCCTTTATCCAGATCGCACTACCAGGTACGGAAACGGATAAGCAATCTACTTCCAAATAATGATTCTTCCACGGGTAAATTGCCTGGGGAGACCGACCCTCAAATACGTCAATCCAACTGTATCCCCTAGAAGTCCACCGACCCATATCGGCTTCGACACAACAGTGAGGTTCACCTTCACTCTTATCTGCTCAGATAGAGAGAGCACCAGCATTCATTTCGTTAACTTATCATTATCTCGCACTATATAAGTGCCGACGCCATaccacacaacaacaacaacaacaacaagattAAACAGCCAAAATGCGGGTGCTGGGTctggtttaaaaaaaaagtgaaggtaAAGATGTAAATGTCATGAGTATctgaaaaaaagtaaaaactcATGGAAAGTCCTGGCATCCCTCATTCTCAGGTTAAGGACGCAGAAACACTGCCATATGCACCATAATTAACCTTGTATTCTCCTGCAAGGGCAGGGGATCGTGACCCCACACCGCTGCAAAAAATGTAGTGCTTTTCTCGAAGGGGCCAACCCATTGAAGCAGCGTAAGAAACTGCTAAAGCTACTGCCGCACCTGGTCCGCCCAAGCAATTCTTTCCAGCACCTACTTGTATAGGCTCTTCTCGGCGAGTTACTACAAAGTTGGTATCGCCCAGCGATTCAAGGGACGCACTCCCCAAACTCACAGCCTCACCAAGGTGTACAGCTACGCACCCACCCAAATCCGCTGCGAACCCTGTTGTATGGGGAGGATAAAAGGGATACCGTGACCCGACGAACTCCACACCGGGGAAAAAAGCGTCACAAACAGCTGGCACTGTGTTGGCTGTGAGTTGGGTCGGGGGGTCACGACCGAGACGAATAACGAAAAGTGGTTCAACAAATTGTATTCGGTGTTGTTTTGCCGAAAAAACAGAACCCTGGAAAGAGTTAGAAAAAATGGGAACACACACCGGCTCTGTGGCTCTCAAACACTGAAGGGGTGGTGAAGTTGGGGGAACAACCTTAATACCCACGTAATTGAAGTTGTGATCTTTCATGGCTTCACAAAGAAGCGAATGAAACTTGACGAGCTCTCCGGTACCTGTTCCGTGACGCGGAAATATCTCACTTAGTGCAGGCAACTCTCGATCAGAATTCTGGAGGTAGTCGACATAGCTTTCAGCTGAGACCTTCGAAATAATCAACCGACACCACGACCAGCGGAACATACCCTTTAACGGGGGAaatagaaaaacaaaacaaaaggtagaTGTTTCCCTACCGTTTCCCTCTTACCTCAAATCcgactaaaaagaaaaggtaaagggGCGACTATAAATCT encodes:
- a CDS encoding ribosome biogenesis regulatory protein (RRS1), putative; its protein translation is MSEYHMDLGLLCVTNSSLISGPQRSEGDLHQSTLEAMKVLLKECCELPTATKRGKFDGSTTLLKLPQPVMQLPREKAPPKPKPPTAWEKFAMKKGIALNRKKTNRVFDEERQVWKDKWGKRAREEKEKYDWLREVGPNYVPQEEGGDPFLDERRVKKERLEKQKKKEEHNKRRSEHISRAQEEVKHLTAAAKHLATASNGKFDKVSLRKKGKK
- a CDS encoding histidyl-tRNA synthetase, putative, producing MAKTVDNAALLAEIDQLRRLIAEKEALITPDGGSLSKKSKKKSQMNMVETEPVQGCRDFPPETMRLRKYLFDVFHSTARKFGFEEYDSPVLESEELYIRKAGEEITEQMFNFITKGGHRVALRPEMTPSLARQLLAKGRSLLLPAKWYSIPQCWRYEAITRGRRREHYQWNMDIIGVKSVSSEVELVCAACTAMQSLGLSSKDVGVKINSRKILQTVVEQAGVSADKFAPVCVIVDKMEKLPREEVVAQLAAIGLESNVVDAITSTLSLKTIDEIAQRIGEEHEAVRELRDFITQIEAYGFGDWVIFDASVVRGLAYYTGIVFEGFDRDGNFRALCGGGRYDNLLTTYGSPTAVPCVGFGFGDCVIVELLNEKKLLPELHHVVDDLVIPFDETMRPHALSILRRLRDAGRSADIVFDKKKVVQAFNYADRIGALRAVLVAPDEWARGEVRVKMLREGAGREEGANERGIVLPVDKIV
- a CDS encoding 40S ribosomal protein S30, putative — translated: MGKVHGSLARAGKVKNQTPKVSKQEKKKQPRGRAFKRLKYTQRYLAKTLKPGEKLRMNKQPPGKAG
- a CDS encoding 40S ribosomal protein S30, putative, yielding MGKVHGSLARAGKVKNQTPKVSKQEKKKQPRGRAFKRLKYTQRYLAKTLKAGEKLRMNKQPPGKAG
- a CDS encoding nuclear movement protein, putative, with the translated sequence MSLVESQKDMADLLPCNEECGGDYGRYSFGQTDTEVIVKVPLPSDTPTKMINVDVKVSSLTIGMKGQSPLISGDLYKPVKVDECTWCVEDKSVLVVTLVKTNAQYEEWWPCVTTNERQIDMKTFRPPSKHISELDDSARATIAKMMFDQRQKALNLPSSDELRLRELMQRGGTSN